The following coding sequences lie in one Arachis hypogaea cultivar Tifrunner chromosome 4, arahy.Tifrunner.gnm2.J5K5, whole genome shotgun sequence genomic window:
- the LOC112795338 gene encoding phospholipase A(1) DAD1, chloroplastic-like encodes MSLRNIIPTPSPTTLPSSYTLKPRCVNYITTHNNPSSSTKPTTYNNLSLSNENTHQQATLHLEKMINLEDHNSLSSSSFESTPSTSSFGIGTYQNKLGKRWKEYQGMTNWEGLLDPLDDNLRAEILRYGHFVEAAYKSFEFDPSSPNYANCRFPKTTLFERCGLPNTGYKVTKYLRATSGIQLPNWVDKAPSWVATQSSYVGYVAVCDNKEEIKRLGRRDVVIAFRGTTTCLEWLENLRATLTNLPCNPMDGETMGCHGSGAMVESGFLSLYSSSIPDNPSALSLQQMVKQEIVRILQAYAGEPLSLTITGHSLGAALATLAAYDINTSFPKLPVVTVISFGGPRVGDRRFRRQLEKQGTKVLRIVNSKDVITKVPGFVFDDDMAKEGGIHVAGLPSWIQKRVEKAQWVYAEVGKELRLCSRDSPYLGSTNVATCHELNTYLHLVDGFVSSTCPFRATAKRFLQR; translated from the coding sequence ATGAGTCTTAGAAATATAATACCAACACCATCTCCAACAACACTTCCTTCATCCTACACTCTCAAACCCCGTTGTGTAAATTACATAACTACCCATAATAATCCATCATCATCTACTAAACCAACCACTTATAACAACTTAAGCCTTTCCAATGAAAACACTCATCAACAAGCCACATTACACTTAGAGAAAATGATCAATTTAGAAGACCACAATAGTTTATCTTCATCATCATTTGAATCAACACCATCAACATCTTCATTTGGCATTGGAACTTATCAAAATAAACTTGGTAAGAGATGGAAGGAGTACCAAGGAATGACCAATTGGGAGGGTTTGTTAGACCCGTTAGATGATAACCTACGTGCTGAAATCCTACGGTACGGTCACTTCGTTGAAGCTGCATACAAATCCTTTGAGTTTGATCCTTCTTCTCCAAACTATGCCAACTGTAGATTCCCAAAGACAACACTTTTTGAGCGTTGCGGTTTACCAAACACAGGGTACAAGGTAACCAAATACCTCCGTGCAACTTCGGGGATTCAGTTACCGAACTGGGTCGACAAAGCACCGAGTTGGGTGGCAACACAATCAAGCTACGTTGGTTATGTCGCAGTTTGTGACAACAAAGAAGAGATCAAAAGACTTGGTCGGCGTGACGTTGTTATTGCTTTTAGAGGAACAACCACATGTTTGGAATGGCTCGAGAATTTGCGTGCCACCCTCACCAACCTACCATGCAATCCCATGGACGGAGAAACTATGGGGTGTCATGGTAGTGGGGCCATGGTGGAAAGTGGTTTCTTGAGCCTCTACTCTTCCTCCATCCCCGACAACCCTTCTGCCCTCAGTCTGCAGCAGATGGTCAAACAGGAGATTGTCAGGATTCTCCAGGCTTATGCTGGAGAACCCTTAAGTTTGACCATCACTGGCCACAGTCTAGGGGCGGCATTAGCTACACTGGCAGCATATGATATTAATACCTCCTTCCCCAAATTGCCCGTGGTGACGGTCATTTCTTTTGGTGGGCCTCGAGTTGGCGACCGGAGGTTTCGACGGCAGTTAGAGAAGCAAGGGACAAAAGTTTTGCGGATAGTAAATTCCAAAGATGTTATCACCAAGGTTCCGGGTTTTGTGTTTGATGATGACATGGCAAAAGAAGGAGGTATCCATGTGGCAGGATTGCCGAGCTGGATACAGAAGAGGGTGGAGAAGGCGCAATGGGTGTACGCTGAGGTTGGAAAGGAGTTGCGCTTATGTAGCAGGGATTCTCCGTACCTCGGTAGTACAAATGTTGCCACGTGTCACGAGCTGAACACTTACTTACACCTTGTTGATGGGTTTGTGAGTTCTACGTGTCCTTTTAGGGCCACAGCAAAGAGATTTCTTCAGCGGTAA